One Janthinobacterium sp. TB1-E2 genomic region harbors:
- a CDS encoding DUF4224 domain-containing protein, whose amino-acid sequence MADRIATNATFLSMDDICALTGRKMKTKQIEALRKMGLPFWVNAIGRPVVAVAAVEGRKEAPREKTWVMPRINKNGPTKHT is encoded by the coding sequence ATGGCGGACCGCATCGCGACGAATGCCACCTTCCTGTCGATGGACGATATTTGCGCCCTGACCGGCCGGAAGATGAAAACGAAGCAAATTGAGGCACTGCGGAAGATGGGGCTCCCCTTTTGGGTCAATGCCATCGGGCGGCCGGTTGTCGCGGTCGCTGCAGTTGAGGGGCGCAAGGAAGCGCCACGGGAAAAAACATGGGTAATGCCAAGGATCAATAAAAATGGGCCGACGAAACACACGTAA
- a CDS encoding terminase large subunit domain-containing protein, translating to MPRRAGWPRAPLAAWPGQGGRGAYSYLHESEWDKAQAIEHVEASAELRLVKLIEKEVKSGSDYKEIDLLARTIVQMARVRRYEQPGGNEVDLNPKLANRNAGPKKKPTRNDFSEEQKIQLLGAFQDSLFDYQKVWYRNGDQRTRAILKSRQIGATWYFAREALADAMETGRNQIFLSASKSQAHVFKQYIVQFAREAAGIELTGDPIVLPNGAHLYFLGTNARTAQGYHGNFYFDEFFWTQNFQELNKVASGMAIHKKWRKTYFSTPSSTTHQAYSFWTGELFNKRRAKADQVNIDVSHGRLSSGFTGEDKIWRQIVTILDAERGGCNLFDIDELRNFEYSPDQFDNLLMCNFIDDSASVFPLAELQRCMVDSWVEWDDYKPLLGLRPFGNRPVWIGYDPALNGDSAGCVVLAPPMTAGGKFRILERHQWRGQSFEDHADAIRQMTGRYNVEYIGIDTTGMGIGVLPIVRGFFPAVTALNYSPEVKTRMVLKAKNIISKGRLEFDAGWTDIAQSFMAIHKTLTPSGRHVTYVAGRSDETGHADLAWACMHALDHEPFEGTTDNHHSFMEIYS from the coding sequence TTGCCTCGTCGGGCAGGTTGGCCACGGGCGCCGCTGGCGGCGTGGCCGGGGCAGGGCGGTCGGGGTGCGTACAGTTATTTACACGAGTCCGAGTGGGACAAGGCGCAAGCCATCGAGCACGTCGAAGCGTCGGCCGAGTTGCGCCTGGTGAAACTGATCGAAAAAGAGGTCAAGAGCGGTAGCGATTACAAGGAAATTGACTTGCTGGCGCGCACCATCGTGCAGATGGCGCGCGTGCGCCGCTATGAGCAGCCGGGCGGCAATGAGGTCGACCTCAATCCCAAGCTGGCGAACCGCAATGCGGGTCCGAAGAAGAAGCCGACGCGCAACGATTTCAGCGAAGAACAGAAAATCCAGCTGCTGGGCGCCTTCCAGGATTCGCTCTTCGACTATCAAAAGGTCTGGTATCGCAACGGCGACCAGCGCACGCGCGCCATCCTCAAAAGCCGCCAGATCGGCGCCACCTGGTACTTTGCCCGCGAGGCGCTGGCCGACGCCATGGAAACAGGCCGCAACCAGATTTTCCTGTCGGCGTCGAAGTCGCAGGCCCACGTCTTCAAGCAATACATCGTGCAATTCGCGCGCGAGGCGGCCGGCATCGAGCTGACGGGCGATCCTATCGTGCTGCCGAACGGCGCGCATCTGTACTTCCTGGGCACCAATGCGCGCACGGCGCAGGGCTACCACGGCAATTTCTACTTCGATGAATTCTTCTGGACACAGAATTTCCAGGAACTCAACAAGGTGGCCTCGGGCATGGCCATCCACAAGAAATGGCGCAAAACCTATTTCTCAACGCCATCCTCGACCACGCACCAGGCCTATTCATTCTGGACGGGCGAACTGTTCAACAAGCGCCGCGCCAAGGCGGATCAGGTGAACATCGATGTGAGCCATGGCCGCCTCTCGTCGGGTTTTACGGGCGAGGACAAAATTTGGCGCCAGATCGTCACCATCCTGGACGCCGAGCGCGGCGGCTGCAACCTGTTCGACATCGACGAGCTGCGCAACTTCGAATACAGCCCCGACCAGTTCGACAACCTGCTGATGTGCAACTTTATCGACGACTCGGCCTCGGTCTTCCCGCTGGCCGAGCTGCAGCGCTGCATGGTCGATTCCTGGGTGGAGTGGGACGACTACAAACCGTTGCTGGGCCTGCGCCCGTTCGGCAACCGGCCCGTGTGGATCGGCTACGACCCGGCCTTGAACGGCGACAGCGCCGGCTGCGTGGTGCTGGCGCCGCCGATGACGGCAGGCGGCAAGTTCCGCATTCTGGAGCGCCACCAGTGGCGTGGCCAGAGCTTCGAGGATCACGCCGACGCCATCCGCCAGATGACCGGCCGCTACAACGTCGAGTACATCGGCATCGACACGACTGGCATGGGCATCGGCGTGCTACCGATCGTGCGCGGCTTCTTCCCGGCTGTCACGGCGCTGAACTACTCGCCCGAAGTTAAAACCCGCATGGTGCTGAAAGCCAAAAACATCATCAGCAAGGGCCGGCTGGAGTTCGACGCCGGCTGGACCGATATCGCGCAATCCTTCATGGCCATCCACAAGACCCTCACCCCCAGCGGGCGGCACGTGACCTATGTCGCCGGCCGCAGCGATGAAACCGGCCACGCCGATCTGGCGTGGGCCTGCATGCACGCCCTCGATCACGAGCCATTCGAAGGCACCACCGACAACCACCACTCTTTCATGGAGATTTATTCTTGA
- a CDS encoding S1 family peptidase — MKKALVIVCLMTLASCAARSHGPSLPDNASLVFPSDLMSEKSPFVEIEVVTDGATSSGGGVWLGDGQVLTAAHIFLGVKSPADPIFVTVHGQKVKADVVFHGQPPHNDLLLLKIDQTSFPASLTKVVPPKICADVEPVGAQLYIPSRDSVYQTYASPAGTVMYKGKTWSNSTTALLSHGISGSPVYQGKSGCLAGIVSRMDIQASGTGSPQKQQACMKATLQGEDAHLGVTCTVDAKTIFMTADDIQEFLKEARTYLQSRSAG, encoded by the coding sequence ATGAAGAAGGCACTCGTAATAGTATGTTTGATGACGCTGGCAAGTTGTGCTGCGCGTAGTCATGGCCCATCTCTTCCTGATAACGCGTCCCTGGTTTTTCCCTCGGATTTGATGTCGGAGAAATCTCCTTTTGTTGAGATTGAGGTTGTTACTGATGGCGCAACATCATCGGGCGGTGGGGTGTGGTTAGGTGATGGTCAGGTTCTTACTGCGGCGCATATTTTTCTAGGAGTAAAGTCACCAGCTGATCCAATATTTGTGACTGTCCACGGCCAAAAAGTGAAGGCTGACGTTGTTTTCCACGGCCAGCCGCCCCACAACGATCTGCTATTGCTGAAAATTGATCAGACATCGTTCCCTGCCTCGCTGACAAAGGTTGTCCCGCCTAAGATTTGTGCAGACGTAGAGCCGGTTGGCGCGCAACTTTATATCCCTTCCCGCGACTCGGTTTATCAAACTTACGCCTCCCCAGCAGGCACGGTTATGTATAAGGGGAAAACTTGGTCCAATTCGACAACGGCGCTTCTTAGTCATGGCATATCTGGTAGCCCCGTTTATCAGGGAAAATCTGGCTGTCTTGCAGGTATCGTAAGTCGAATGGACATTCAGGCAAGCGGGACCGGCTCCCCTCAAAAACAACAGGCATGCATGAAAGCTACCCTTCAAGGAGAGGATGCTCATCTAGGTGTGACATGCACTGTTGATGCCAAAACAATCTTTATGACTGCGGATGATATTCAAGAATTTTTAAAAGAAGCCAGAACATATCTGCAGAGTCGAAGTGCCGGATAA
- the wbaP gene encoding undecaprenyl-phosphate galactose phosphotransferase WbaP, whose translation MKPIEGIFVQEVKWYCSNRAEKYFLTFADALAMFMAFWFAGKWILDATDLNSFGLDSSRLLSYSLLSLVTVAIFKLKGHHAKRRPYSNEIKELLKIVMVMGLIDAALVFLDKRDSSREALLATWLLVPCCVLLLRGMIKYLLMKAGGWIRPMVIIGWGDNALQTARAFDEEALMGYRLIAFLIPEGQGRLEHRYVNRSKQIVPCIQLGEKPEQTLKLLGDPHTVVALEQGGIDAYQGMIQQVSRCVANMQVVPAVRGLPLYGMEVNHFFAHEVLLLTMRNNLARPGLQLIKRCFDLIASVGVLIIGAPVLLWIAAKVMASGRPIFYGHKRVGQNGKHFLCYKFRTMAVNADVLLKELLERDPEARAEWDRDFKLKNDPRITSIGHFLRRTSLDELPQLWNVLKGEMSLVGPRPVVDAELERYGNQIDYYLEAKPGVTGLWQVSGRNDVSYDTRVYLDAWYVKNWSLFNDIVILLKTVKVIFKKDGAY comes from the coding sequence ATGAAACCAATCGAAGGCATCTTTGTACAAGAAGTGAAATGGTATTGCAGCAATAGGGCAGAAAAATATTTTCTCACCTTTGCCGATGCACTTGCCATGTTCATGGCATTCTGGTTTGCTGGCAAATGGATCCTCGATGCCACCGACTTGAACAGCTTCGGGCTGGATAGCTCGCGCCTGCTCAGTTACAGCCTGCTATCTCTGGTCACTGTGGCTATCTTCAAGCTGAAGGGGCATCATGCCAAGCGCCGTCCGTACTCGAATGAAATCAAGGAACTCCTGAAGATCGTCATGGTCATGGGCTTGATCGATGCTGCCCTGGTCTTCCTCGACAAGCGCGACTCCTCACGCGAGGCACTGCTGGCTACCTGGCTGCTGGTGCCATGCTGTGTCTTGCTGCTGCGTGGCATGATCAAATACCTGCTGATGAAAGCTGGCGGCTGGATACGGCCCATGGTCATCATCGGATGGGGTGACAACGCCTTGCAAACAGCACGCGCTTTCGATGAGGAAGCGTTAATGGGCTACCGCCTGATTGCGTTCCTGATCCCCGAAGGTCAAGGCCGCCTCGAACATCGTTATGTCAACCGCAGCAAGCAAATTGTGCCCTGCATTCAGCTGGGCGAAAAACCGGAACAAACGCTTAAACTGCTGGGCGACCCACATACGGTTGTCGCCCTGGAGCAAGGCGGCATCGACGCTTATCAGGGCATGATCCAGCAGGTCAGCCGTTGCGTTGCCAATATGCAAGTAGTACCTGCCGTCCGTGGACTTCCCCTGTACGGCATGGAAGTGAACCATTTCTTTGCACATGAAGTGCTGCTGCTGACCATGCGCAATAACCTGGCGCGGCCAGGCTTGCAGCTGATTAAACGCTGCTTTGATCTGATAGCCTCGGTCGGCGTACTGATCATCGGCGCCCCCGTCTTGCTGTGGATCGCAGCCAAGGTCATGGCATCGGGCCGTCCCATCTTCTACGGCCACAAACGCGTAGGTCAGAATGGCAAGCATTTTCTTTGCTACAAGTTCCGCACCATGGCCGTGAATGCCGACGTTTTGCTGAAGGAATTACTGGAACGCGATCCTGAAGCCCGTGCCGAGTGGGACCGTGATTTCAAACTAAAAAACGACCCGCGCATCACCTCGATCGGCCACTTCCTGCGCCGCACCAGCCTTGATGAACTGCCGCAACTGTGGAACGTACTGAAGGGCGAAATGAGCCTGGTCGGTCCGCGCCCGGTTGTCGATGCGGAACTGGAGCGCTACGGCAACCAGATCGACTATTATCTTGAGGCGAAACCCGGGGTCACAGGCCTATGGCAAGTAAGCGGCAGGAACGACGTGAGCTATGATACGCGCGTTTATCTCGATGCCTGGTACGTCAAGAACTGGTCTCTGTTCAACGACATCGTCATTCTGCTGAAAACAGTCAAAGTCATCTTCAAGAAGGATGGCGCGTATTAA
- a CDS encoding tyrosine-type recombinase/integrase, with protein sequence MHPRIQRSGKVYYYMYTKDKPRKEIPLGPDFILALKKYAELNLVVEHIANATFSDVETRYLVEAVPKLAASSARMYRSDIKHLLAAFSEAPLEQIKPMHIRQFLDDHADKPTTANRCKRVFSTMWNHARGWGYTDLPNPCEGIQGHSLAKRTVYITDAVFSAVRMHGSAPLRDAMDLAYLTGQRPADALRMTEQDIIEGHLVITQEKTKQPLRITITGELAKLMERIRMRKATHKIVTGALLTNIHGKRLTAPALRTHFDAAKKRAAKHVPELAQDIMAFWFYDLRAKAADDTSDDRGDQAASDLLGHDSVKTTQRHYLRRGKIVAPTK encoded by the coding sequence ATGCATCCGCGTATCCAGCGCAGCGGAAAGGTGTACTACTACATGTACACCAAGGACAAACCGCGTAAGGAAATTCCACTTGGGCCAGACTTCATCCTGGCCCTAAAAAAATATGCTGAGCTGAACCTCGTGGTAGAGCATATTGCCAACGCGACGTTCTCCGATGTGGAAACACGCTACCTGGTCGAGGCGGTCCCAAAACTCGCCGCCAGTTCAGCGCGCATGTACCGGTCAGACATCAAGCACCTGCTGGCAGCCTTTTCCGAGGCCCCGCTTGAGCAGATCAAGCCGATGCACATTCGGCAGTTCTTAGATGACCACGCCGACAAGCCGACCACAGCTAACCGTTGCAAACGGGTTTTCTCCACCATGTGGAACCATGCGCGCGGCTGGGGCTACACTGACCTGCCGAACCCTTGCGAGGGCATCCAAGGCCACTCACTGGCAAAGCGTACCGTCTACATTACGGATGCAGTGTTCTCTGCTGTACGCATGCACGGCAGCGCGCCGCTACGGGATGCGATGGACTTGGCTTACCTGACTGGCCAGCGTCCAGCGGATGCATTGCGCATGACTGAACAAGACATCATTGAAGGGCACCTAGTCATTACGCAAGAGAAAACCAAGCAGCCGCTGCGCATCACCATCACCGGAGAGCTGGCCAAGCTAATGGAACGCATCCGAATGCGCAAAGCAACGCACAAGATCGTGACGGGTGCGCTGCTGACCAATATTCACGGCAAACGCCTAACCGCGCCAGCGCTTCGCACGCACTTTGACGCGGCAAAAAAACGGGCGGCCAAGCATGTACCGGAGCTGGCTCAGGACATCATGGCATTTTGGTTCTACGACCTGCGCGCGAAGGCTGCTGATGATACTTCGGATGACCGCGGCGACCAGGCGGCCAGCGATCTTTTGGGACACGACAGCGTGAAGACAACCCAACGGCACTACTTGCGACGAGGAAAGATTGTGGCACCCACGAAGTAG
- a CDS encoding phage portal protein, producing the protein MRARGRQAQGAPSTAATAPAAAGIEAFSFGDPTPVLEHADILDCFECWKNGHWYEPPVNLAGLAKSFNAGVHHSSAIHFKANVLASTLIPSKYLSRDAFKRMALDFLTFGNAYLEDRPSRSGKALSYQHALAKYMRRGVDLDTYYFVNGYQAVHQFDKGRVFHLMEPDVNQELYGVPQYLSALQSAWLNEAATLFRRKYYKNGSHAGFVFYMTDAAANTQDVDNLRQAMRDSKGPGNFRNLFMYAPNGKKDGIQILPVSDVAAKDEFFNIKSVTRDDQLAAHRVPPQLMGILPNNAGGFGAVEPAAGVFAPNELVPLQAQFMAINEWAGVEVVRFAPYDLAKGGEGAA; encoded by the coding sequence ATGCGCGCGCGCGGCCGGCAGGCCCAGGGCGCACCATCAACAGCGGCCACGGCGCCGGCCGCCGCCGGCATCGAGGCGTTTTCCTTCGGCGACCCCACGCCCGTGCTCGAGCACGCCGACATTCTCGACTGCTTCGAATGCTGGAAGAACGGCCACTGGTATGAGCCGCCCGTCAACCTGGCCGGCCTGGCCAAGTCCTTCAATGCTGGCGTGCACCACAGCAGCGCGATTCACTTCAAGGCCAACGTGCTGGCGTCCACCCTGATTCCCAGCAAGTACCTGTCGCGTGACGCCTTCAAGCGCATGGCCCTGGACTTCCTGACGTTCGGCAATGCTTATCTGGAAGACCGGCCCAGCCGCAGCGGCAAGGCGCTAAGCTATCAGCATGCCCTGGCCAAGTACATGCGGCGCGGTGTCGATCTGGATACCTATTATTTTGTGAACGGCTATCAGGCCGTGCACCAGTTCGACAAGGGCCGCGTCTTCCACCTGATGGAACCGGACGTGAATCAGGAGCTGTACGGCGTTCCGCAGTACTTGAGCGCCCTGCAATCGGCCTGGCTCAACGAGGCGGCCACGCTGTTCCGCCGCAAGTACTACAAGAACGGTTCGCACGCCGGTTTCGTCTTCTACATGACCGACGCGGCAGCGAATACCCAAGACGTCGATAACCTTCGCCAGGCCATGCGCGACAGCAAGGGGCCGGGCAACTTCCGCAACCTGTTCATGTACGCGCCGAACGGCAAGAAGGACGGCATCCAGATTCTGCCGGTGTCGGATGTGGCCGCCAAGGACGAGTTTTTCAACATCAAGAGCGTCACGCGCGACGACCAGCTGGCCGCGCACCGCGTGCCGCCGCAGCTCATGGGCATCCTACCGAACAATGCCGGCGGCTTCGGCGCCGTGGAACCGGCCGCGGGCGTCTTCGCGCCCAACGAGCTGGTGCCGCTGCAGGCGCAGTTCATGGCGATCAACGAGTGGGCCGGCGTAGAAGTGGTGCGCTTCGCCCCGTATGACCTGGCCAAGGGCGGGGAGGGCGCGGCATGA
- a CDS encoding diacylglycerol kinase has protein sequence MKNQSFFKRMGFALQGISAAFRLESSFRLQCLAALMVLIVLCWYKPSLLWWALLLLNCGLILAAELFNTALEHLIDHLHPSLHPSIKIAKDCAAGAVLLLSLTAVCVFVAFLLENVAYQ, from the coding sequence ATGAAGAACCAATCTTTCTTCAAGCGCATGGGATTTGCTCTGCAAGGAATAAGCGCCGCCTTCCGCCTGGAATCGAGCTTTCGCCTGCAATGCCTGGCTGCCTTGATGGTACTCATCGTGCTCTGCTGGTACAAACCTTCCTTGCTGTGGTGGGCTCTGCTATTGCTCAATTGTGGCCTGATTCTGGCTGCGGAATTGTTTAACACCGCGCTGGAGCACCTGATCGATCACTTGCATCCGTCGCTGCATCCGAGCATCAAGATTGCCAAGGACTGTGCAGCGGGAGCAGTATTGCTCCTCAGTTTGACGGCCGTGTGCGTATTTGTTGCTTTTTTGCTTGAAAACGTTGCGTACCAATAA
- the rfbB gene encoding dTDP-glucose 4,6-dehydratase — protein MILVTGGAGFIGSNFVRDWLALNDEPVVNFDKLTYAGNLSNLASLEQDPRHIFVRGDICDTAHISRLLAEHQPRAIVHFAAESHVDRSIHSPGEFISTNVNGTFSLLEAARAYWSGLTGEAKDGFRFLHVSTDEVYGTLGPGDPPFTETTPYAPNSPYSASKAASDHLVRAYFHTYGMPVLTTNCSNNYGSFHFPEKLIPLIISNARAGKALPIYGDGMQVRDWLYVGDHCSAIRRVLEAGRLGEVYNVGGWNEMANLEVVHTLCDILDTLDPKASGSYREQITYVQDRPGHDRRYAIDARKIERELGWKPAETFATGIRKTVQWYLDNQAWVRDVQSGDYLKWVEKNYAARETAQEQK, from the coding sequence ATGATCTTAGTTACTGGCGGCGCCGGCTTCATCGGTTCCAATTTTGTACGCGACTGGCTGGCGCTCAACGATGAGCCCGTGGTCAATTTTGACAAACTGACCTATGCTGGCAATCTCAGCAATCTGGCCAGTCTGGAGCAAGACCCGCGGCATATCTTCGTACGCGGCGATATTTGCGATACCGCCCACATCTCCCGCCTGCTGGCCGAACACCAGCCCCGCGCCATCGTGCATTTTGCCGCTGAGAGCCATGTCGATCGCTCGATCCATAGCCCCGGCGAATTCATTTCAACCAATGTCAATGGCACTTTCAGCCTACTCGAAGCGGCACGCGCTTACTGGTCTGGTCTGACAGGCGAAGCCAAGGACGGTTTCCGCTTCCTGCACGTCTCGACCGACGAGGTTTACGGCACCCTGGGACCGGGTGACCCACCATTCACGGAAACAACGCCGTATGCACCAAACAGCCCCTATTCGGCATCGAAAGCGGCGTCCGATCATCTGGTGCGCGCGTATTTCCATACGTATGGCATGCCGGTGCTCACCACCAACTGCTCGAACAACTATGGCTCCTTCCATTTCCCGGAAAAGCTGATTCCGCTCATCATCAGCAATGCCCGTGCCGGCAAAGCCTTGCCTATCTATGGCGATGGCATGCAGGTGCGCGACTGGCTGTACGTGGGCGACCATTGCTCGGCGATCCGCCGCGTCCTGGAAGCAGGACGCCTGGGCGAGGTCTACAACGTCGGCGGCTGGAATGAAATGGCCAACCTGGAAGTCGTCCATACCTTGTGCGACATCCTCGATACGCTCGATCCCAAGGCATCCGGCAGCTATCGCGAACAAATCACCTATGTGCAGGATCGCCCGGGCCATGACCGCCGCTATGCTATCGACGCACGCAAGATCGAGCGCGAACTGGGCTGGAAGCCGGCCGAAACCTTCGCCACCGGCATCCGCAAGACGGTTCAGTGGTACCTGGACAACCAGGCCTGGGTACGCGATGTGCAGTCGGGCGATTACCTGAAGTGGGTCGAGAAAAACTACGCGGCACGCGAGACGGCCCAGGAGCAAAAATAA
- a CDS encoding mannose-1-phosphate guanylyltransferase/mannose-6-phosphate isomerase — MTISLVPVILCGGSGTRLWPLSREAFPKQFLRLSTQGSMLQQTLQRLAGIDTVSPALLVCNESSRFIVAEQVREIGLENSRMLLEPMRRNTAPAIASAALHAMENGEDPLLLVLPSDHVILDTPAFHRAIALARTAAEAGNLLTFGITPTGPETGYGYIRAEGMATGQIQRVLEFVEKPALALAEQYIASGDYFWNSGMFLFRASRYLEELERFQPAVLAACRAAIAAAKSDLDFIRLDKDAYAASPDIAVDYAVMERTSHASTIALDAGWNDIGSWKAVLDVAEKDASQNSTHGDVLIQDCNDCLVHSGSRLVTAIGMRNTVIVETADAVLVMDADQAQQTKSMVAQLIARERPEATMHREVFRPWGSYDSIGNGDRFQVKRITVKPGAKLSLQMHHHRAEHWIVVSGTAQITNGDKEYLLTENQSTYIPLGVVHSLANPGKLPLELIEIQSGSYLGEDDIVRFEDRYGRA; from the coding sequence ATGACTATCTCCCTCGTACCAGTGATTCTTTGCGGCGGTTCCGGCACACGTTTATGGCCGCTTTCACGGGAGGCGTTCCCAAAGCAGTTTCTGCGCTTGTCCACTCAAGGCAGCATGCTGCAACAAACGCTGCAGCGCCTGGCAGGCATTGATACTGTGTCGCCAGCACTACTGGTATGCAACGAATCCTCGCGTTTCATTGTCGCAGAACAAGTGCGTGAAATCGGCCTGGAAAATAGCCGCATGTTACTTGAACCCATGCGCCGCAATACGGCGCCGGCGATCGCCTCAGCCGCCTTGCATGCGATGGAGAACGGCGAAGATCCACTCTTGCTGGTGCTGCCATCGGATCACGTCATACTGGATACCCCGGCTTTCCATCGCGCGATCGCGCTGGCACGCACGGCTGCTGAAGCAGGTAATTTGCTGACTTTTGGCATCACGCCAACGGGACCAGAAACAGGATACGGCTATATCCGCGCCGAAGGCATGGCAACCGGGCAGATCCAGCGCGTACTTGAATTCGTCGAAAAGCCGGCCCTGGCGCTTGCAGAACAATATATTGCCAGCGGCGATTACTTCTGGAACAGCGGCATGTTCCTGTTCCGCGCCAGCCGTTACCTGGAAGAGCTTGAGCGTTTCCAACCTGCCGTACTGGCCGCTTGCCGCGCTGCCATTGCCGCCGCGAAGAGCGACCTTGACTTCATTCGCCTGGACAAGGATGCCTACGCTGCCAGTCCCGATATCGCCGTCGACTACGCCGTCATGGAGCGCACCAGCCATGCCTCGACCATCGCCCTCGATGCGGGCTGGAATGATATCGGCTCATGGAAAGCCGTACTCGATGTGGCGGAAAAGGATGCCAGCCAGAATAGCACCCACGGCGATGTACTGATCCAGGATTGCAACGATTGCCTGGTGCACAGCGGTAGCCGCCTGGTCACCGCCATCGGTATGCGCAATACCGTGATCGTCGAAACAGCCGATGCCGTGCTGGTCATGGATGCGGATCAGGCACAACAAACGAAATCCATGGTCGCGCAACTGATCGCCAGGGAACGCCCCGAAGCCACCATGCACCGTGAAGTCTTCCGTCCGTGGGGTTCCTATGATTCCATCGGCAATGGCGACCGCTTCCAGGTCAAGCGGATTACGGTCAAGCCTGGCGCCAAGCTGTCATTGCAAATGCATCACCACCGCGCCGAGCACTGGATCGTGGTATCGGGCACTGCCCAGATCACCAATGGCGACAAGGAATATTTGCTGACCGAAAACCAGTCCACCTACATCCCCCTCGGCGTTGTCCATTCTCTGGCCAACCCAGGCAAGCTACCGCTGGAATTGATTGAAATTCAATCAGGCAGCTACCTTGGGGAAGACGATATTGTCCGCTTTGAAGACCGCTACGGCCGCGCTTGA